One window from the genome of Bacillus tianshenii encodes:
- a CDS encoding type II secretion system F family protein, translating to MAVFRYQGRDRKGRKTTGRIKADSRKEALVELRNKGTRVIKIDEINSILYKDLQFFEAKVKLKDFVIYIRQFSTLLKAGLSVVNSTKVLAEQTSSKTLKKALEDIAENLEEGTTFSESADKHRKVFPALFVNLIKAGETGGNLDDILDRLAIYYEKQHATRQKVKSALAYPAFVGIVSIGIVIFLLSTVVPTFASMFESFDAELPAITKFVMSLGGWFQSFWWVVVLFFIVTTVILAYIRKNKHLKYYLDILVLKSPIFGNLIQKAILARMTRTLSSLFASSVPILQAVTIVERVVNNEVIGRVLQESRNSLENGQSIATPMKKHWAFPPLVTQMIAVGEEAGALDTMLDKVADFYESEVDTATEQIKSLIEPLMIVILSVIVGGIVASIAVPMFAIFDNIGM from the coding sequence ATGGCTGTTTTCCGCTACCAAGGACGAGACAGAAAAGGTCGAAAAACAACAGGACGGATAAAAGCGGACTCTCGAAAAGAAGCGTTAGTGGAATTACGAAACAAAGGGACAAGGGTTATCAAAATTGACGAAATCAACAGTATCCTTTATAAGGACCTGCAGTTTTTCGAAGCAAAAGTAAAGCTCAAAGACTTCGTCATCTACATCCGTCAATTTTCAACGCTATTAAAAGCCGGGCTGTCTGTCGTAAATTCTACAAAAGTGCTTGCAGAACAAACGAGCAGCAAAACGTTAAAAAAAGCGCTCGAAGATATTGCAGAGAACTTAGAGGAAGGTACGACTTTTTCAGAATCTGCTGACAAGCACCGCAAAGTTTTTCCTGCTTTATTTGTAAATTTAATAAAAGCAGGTGAAACTGGCGGTAACTTGGACGATATACTAGATCGGTTGGCCATTTACTATGAAAAGCAGCACGCCACACGTCAAAAGGTTAAATCCGCATTAGCTTATCCAGCCTTCGTCGGTATCGTTTCAATCGGTATTGTCATCTTCTTATTATCTACCGTCGTTCCGACATTCGCTAGTATGTTCGAGTCCTTTGATGCAGAACTGCCGGCAATCACAAAGTTTGTTATGAGCTTAGGAGGGTGGTTTCAGTCATTTTGGTGGGTCGTCGTTCTGTTTTTTATCGTAACCACAGTAATATTGGCCTATATTAGAAAAAATAAACATTTAAAATATTATTTGGATATTCTAGTTTTAAAGTCCCCTATTTTCGGGAATCTAATCCAAAAGGCCATTTTAGCACGGATGACTCGGACCTTAAGCTCATTGTTCGCAAGCTCAGTTCCGATCTTACAAGCTGTCACCATTGTAGAGCGGGTTGTCAACAACGAAGTCATCGGAAGGGTGCTGCAAGAATCGCGAAACTCACTCGAAAATGGTCAATCCATCGCTACGCCGATGAAAAAACATTGGGCTTTTCCGCCGCTTGTCACACAAATGATTGCCGTCGGAGAAGAAGCTGGGGCTCTTGACACGATGCTTGATAAAGTGGCTGATTTCTATGAATCAGAAGTCGATACGGCTACAGAGCAGATCAAATCATTAATCGAACCATTAATGATTGTCATTCTGTCTGTCATCGTTGGTGGAATCGTCGCCTCTATCGCCGTTCCAATGTTTGCGATCTTTGATAATATAGGTATGTAG
- a CDS encoding G5 domain-containing protein, whose amino-acid sequence MTVNANSSFSLLEIAEYEKDIIVDEELRGLSVLASGLYKAVLKTNFLIKERFIGTTNPPYVELGFEAKVNDEGMDFAFYNPNAVPYDVTFSLVNGVLVTTIKGLPLQYRYDWNTYNEETYEPRTVVQYTPMLRPWETSVDFEGKDGAAIDVYQTVSNQFGEQISKQLVSDDFYPPQPKIVKSGLASEATGSNGADGNAGNNTDSNSNTSNQEGSDETTDDNGEQPEQNEDSEAPTDNSNTPVLPPTDEQFWGDEEGPQKGK is encoded by the coding sequence GTGACGGTAAATGCGAACAGTTCATTTTCTCTGCTAGAAATAGCAGAATACGAGAAAGATATTATCGTAGATGAAGAGTTGAGAGGCCTTAGTGTGCTTGCTTCAGGGCTTTATAAAGCGGTACTAAAGACAAATTTCTTAATAAAAGAACGTTTTATCGGTACAACTAATCCGCCTTATGTGGAGCTTGGATTTGAAGCGAAGGTGAATGATGAAGGTATGGATTTTGCATTTTACAACCCAAATGCGGTGCCTTATGACGTAACTTTCTCACTTGTAAACGGTGTACTTGTGACAACGATAAAAGGGTTGCCTTTGCAATATCGCTATGATTGGAATACTTACAATGAAGAAACGTATGAACCTCGAACAGTTGTGCAATATACTCCAATGCTGCGGCCGTGGGAAACAAGCGTAGATTTTGAAGGGAAAGATGGAGCTGCTATTGATGTTTATCAAACGGTTTCGAATCAATTCGGTGAACAAATTAGCAAACAGCTTGTCTCTGATGATTTCTATCCCCCACAACCGAAAATTGTTAAATCAGGCCTGGCCTCTGAAGCAACCGGTTCGAACGGTGCTGATGGGAATGCAGGCAATAATACAGACAGTAATAGTAACACAAGCAATCAGGAAGGCTCGGATGAAACAACCGATGATAACGGGGAACAGCCAGAACAAAATGAAGATTCCGAAGCACCAACTGACAACAGTAACACACCTGTTCTTCCACCAACTGATGAACAATTTTGGGGTGATGAAGAAGGTCCTCAAAAAGGAAAATAG
- a CDS encoding prepilin-type N-terminal cleavage/methylation domain-containing protein, producing MNHFDKYIRNDRGLTLIELLATITISAFIIGGISTVLIMGVNTFNKTMVEGEIRDEADYLASMVMKEIYEFSPDYVEELNETGKTGIIAYKFSGYTINDEGVLLSPKGKEPAQQLEIFLEENAAGSSDLKVIGPFVYSTTAEPVKILNENGITIEESSKLTVKFSQGDTYKESGQLSLQLSLTKNPVESMLMESTFGF from the coding sequence ATGAATCACTTCGATAAATATATACGAAACGACCGCGGCTTGACGTTGATTGAGCTGCTAGCAACGATTACAATTTCCGCTTTCATTATCGGCGGTATTTCCACTGTGTTAATCATGGGTGTGAATACATTTAACAAAACAATGGTTGAAGGTGAGATTCGGGATGAAGCTGATTATTTAGCATCGATGGTGATGAAGGAAATTTATGAGTTTTCACCTGATTATGTGGAAGAATTGAATGAGACGGGAAAGACTGGCATTATCGCTTATAAGTTCTCTGGCTATACAATAAATGACGAAGGTGTTCTTCTCTCACCGAAAGGAAAAGAGCCTGCACAGCAATTAGAGATTTTCTTAGAGGAAAATGCAGCTGGTAGCTCCGACTTAAAAGTGATCGGACCTTTCGTCTATAGCACCACAGCCGAGCCTGTAAAAATATTGAATGAGAATGGTATTACAATCGAAGAGAGTTCAAAATTAACTGTGAAATTCTCACAAGGTGACACCTACAAAGAAAGTGGTCAACTTTCTTTACAATTATCACTTACGAAAAATCCGGTAGAAAGCATGCTCATGGAAAGTACCTTTGGATTTTAA
- a CDS encoding prepilin-type N-terminal cleavage/methylation domain-containing protein, whose product MLYTFFAKLKSFPLQQRGYTLVEVLLAITILSVIFVSFFYFFTNAYQYTKENQSKTVGIHAARNAVIYLENQSFADVKNHIGATISTADCASTTYSDLFTDAALCESILNPKINNVHYEVALTISEYENGDLDSSGNLPTVDETKLQSLLVHTSAKIKWKEDKNNRERTSVEGVVVHESLR is encoded by the coding sequence ATGCTTTATACTTTTTTCGCTAAATTGAAAAGCTTCCCTCTCCAACAACGGGGCTACACACTTGTTGAGGTGTTACTGGCAATTACAATTCTTTCAGTTATTTTTGTTTCTTTCTTCTATTTTTTCACAAATGCCTATCAATATACGAAGGAAAATCAAAGTAAGACCGTCGGCATACATGCGGCTCGTAATGCTGTCATTTACTTAGAAAATCAGTCGTTTGCTGATGTGAAGAATCATATAGGTGCGACAATTTCTACTGCCGATTGTGCAAGTACAACGTACAGTGACTTATTCACAGACGCCGCATTATGTGAGAGTATTTTAAATCCAAAGATTAATAATGTTCACTATGAAGTGGCACTAACAATCTCTGAATATGAAAATGGTGATCTAGATTCATCCGGCAACCTTCCAACTGTAGATGAAACCAAATTACAATCATTGCTCGTTCACACCTCTGCAAAGATTAAATGGAAAGAAGATAAAAATAATCGCGAACGAACATCTGTGGAAGGAGTGGTTGTTCATGAATCACTTCGATAA
- a CDS encoding type II secretion system protein: MVKKFKALLKNNRGLTLIELLAVIVILGIIAAIAVPSIGNIIDNSKRDAHIANAEQMVSAARLAKAANVMSADGDSDATNDVVGTYTMKGLVKEGFLENVPEAPGNAGAYVEASSKVVVSEETSSNKDVYTVSLDSEDKDYYIKEKTISDLRADGGRDEVKLDGSAK, encoded by the coding sequence ATGGTCAAAAAGTTCAAAGCGCTTTTGAAAAACAACCGTGGTTTAACATTAATCGAACTGTTGGCAGTTATCGTGATTTTGGGCATCATCGCAGCAATCGCTGTACCGAGTATCGGTAATATTATCGATAACAGTAAAAGAGATGCACACATCGCAAATGCCGAGCAGATGGTTTCAGCCGCTAGGTTAGCTAAGGCTGCTAATGTTATGAGTGCAGATGGGGATAGCGATGCCACTAATGATGTAGTTGGTACTTATACCATGAAAGGTTTAGTGAAAGAAGGTTTTCTAGAAAATGTACCTGAAGCACCTGGTAACGCCGGGGCTTACGTTGAAGCTTCTTCTAAAGTAGTTGTGAGTGAAGAAACATCAAGCAATAAAGATGTTTATACGGTGTCTTTAGATTCTGAGGATAAAGATTATTATATAAAAGAAAAAACAATTTCTGATTTACGTGCTGATGGTGGAAGAGATGAAGTGAAACTTGATGGAAGTGCAAAATAA
- a CDS encoding type II secretion system protein, with protein sequence MLKRLSRNEKGLTLIELLAVIVILGIIAAIAVPSIGNIIENSKKDAHIANAEQLVSAARLAMASDMEGNNGDLPGTTTNPAHAAYFDYGYSLGYLVEEGYLESLPEIPGAEGSYSEDKSTRVVIRLDDNRNPNYYVKLIRKEGTEHFAYIGGADNNNLKDEINSGTKNTGLINIEALRSDKRRDYVDLKPIGK encoded by the coding sequence TTGCTCAAAAGGTTATCCCGCAATGAAAAGGGATTAACACTTATTGAATTGCTAGCAGTTATCGTAATACTGGGAATTATCGCAGCAATTGCGGTCCCAAGCATCGGCAATATTATTGAAAACAGCAAGAAAGATGCACACATCGCCAATGCAGAACAACTCGTTTCAGCAGCAAGGTTAGCAATGGCTTCAGATATGGAAGGCAATAATGGGGACTTGCCTGGTACAACAACAAATCCAGCACATGCTGCTTATTTTGATTATGGGTATTCGTTAGGTTATCTAGTTGAAGAAGGCTATCTAGAAAGCTTACCAGAAATTCCGGGAGCTGAAGGGTCGTACAGTGAAGACAAATCAACTCGGGTTGTCATTAGACTTGATGATAATCGTAACCCTAATTATTATGTGAAACTTATTCGCAAAGAAGGCACTGAACACTTCGCTTATATCGGTGGAGCAGATAATAATAATTTAAAAGATGAAATTAATTCAGGCACAAAGAATACAGGCTTAATTAACATTGAAGCTCTGCGCTCAGATAAGAGAAGAGATTATGTTGATTTAAAACCAATCGGTAAATAA
- a CDS encoding type II secretion system protein: MLNRLLRNQKGLTLIELLAVIVILGIIAAIAVPSIGNIIENSKKDAHIANAEQMVSAARLAKAANVDGDIATNTYSMEHLVSEGFLESVPESPGNAGGYNKATSRVVYNPGDSTNDPSYTISLTTGSKFYINSQPITKLRSDTDGEGRDLVGLDADK; encoded by the coding sequence ATGCTTAATAGATTATTACGCAACCAAAAGGGTTTAACGTTAATTGAATTACTAGCTGTTATCGTCATCCTAGGCATCATCGCAGCAATCGCAGTACCAAGCATCGGGAACATCATTGAAAACAGCAAGAAGGATGCCCATATTGCAAATGCTGAGCAGATGGTTTCAGCAGCTAGATTAGCGAAAGCAGCTAATGTAGATGGTGATATTGCTACAAACACATATTCTATGGAACATTTAGTTTCAGAAGGGTTTTTAGAAAGTGTTCCTGAATCACCAGGAAATGCTGGTGGATATAATAAAGCAACTTCCAGAGTCGTGTATAATCCAGGAGATTCAACTAATGATCCGTCTTATACAATATCGCTAACTACAGGAAGCAAATTCTATATTAATAGTCAGCCAATCACTAAGCTTCGTTCTGATACAGATGGTGAGGGGAGAGATTTAGTTGGGTTGGATGCTGATAAATAA
- a CDS encoding prepilin peptidase — MEIWLCVVLFLLGLLFGSFYNVVGLRVPQKKSIVFPRSHCPSCSRTLSERDLIPVLSYLLLKGKCRACGYKISPIYPLMELLTGVLFAVSPVFVGWNPELIISLLFISLLIIITVSDLAYMIIPNKVLLVFGILFALLRVFIPIGSIVNAYIGSVVGFGLLLFIAIISRGGMGGGDVKLFAVLGLVLGWKLVLLAFFFATFLGMIYGIIGLLTGIVKRGEPIPFGPHIALGALMAYFIGESVLRAYFSLY, encoded by the coding sequence ATGGAAATTTGGCTGTGTGTTGTATTGTTTCTTCTAGGCTTACTTTTCGGTTCGTTCTACAATGTTGTTGGTCTTCGGGTTCCTCAAAAGAAATCGATTGTTTTTCCTCGTTCACATTGTCCTTCCTGCTCACGTACACTTTCCGAGCGTGATTTAATTCCAGTTCTTTCTTATTTATTATTAAAAGGCAAATGCCGGGCGTGCGGGTATAAGATTTCACCGATTTATCCGTTGATGGAGCTGTTAACAGGGGTTTTATTTGCGGTTTCGCCTGTTTTTGTTGGTTGGAATCCAGAATTAATCATTTCGCTGTTGTTTATTTCATTGTTAATAATTATAACGGTTTCTGATTTGGCGTATATGATTATTCCGAACAAAGTTTTGCTTGTATTTGGGATTTTATTTGCGCTATTAAGGGTATTTATTCCAATAGGTTCAATTGTAAATGCATATATTGGGAGTGTGGTAGGGTTTGGGCTGCTGCTTTTCATTGCGATTATCAGTCGTGGCGGTATGGGCGGTGGTGATGTGAAGTTATTTGCGGTTCTTGGGCTTGTGCTTGGCTGGAAGCTTGTCTTGCTTGCGTTCTTTTTTGCCACATTTTTAGGGATGATTTATGGTATCATTGGGTTATTAACTGGAATTGTAAAGCGTGGTGAACCAATTCCTTTTGGACCACATATTGCATTAGGAGCGCTGATGGCTTATTTTATCGGAGAGTCTGTCTTGCGTGCGTATTTTTCATTATATTAA
- a CDS encoding ATPase, T2SS/T4P/T4SS family, with amino-acid sequence MAEQRKRLGELLVEAGIISDEQLSHTLQTKEKGQKLGDALLANGYITEDQLIEVLEYQLGIPHISLYRYPVDTSLLKIVPKEFAERNLVIPLRKEGNTLYVAMNDPMDYFAIDDLRLTTGFEISPAIATKDDIVNALQKNYRLQQSMADDIGGAAALDEDDAPIVRLVNDMLAWGAQQKASDIHIDPQENRILIRYRVDGILHTERALSKDIQNQLTARIKIMANLNITEVRLPQDGRIKITIKEKPVDLRISTLPTVFGEKIVIRILDLSSALNKLSELGFNKINYQRFLKLIEQPTGMVLITGPTGSGKSSTLYAALNHLNSEGVNIVTVEDPVEYQIEGINQVQVKAGIGLTFAKGLRSILRQDPDIVMVGEIRDTETAEIAIRASLTGHLVFSTLHTNSSLATIPRLIDMGVEPFLVVSSLTGIVAQRLLRRVCKDCRTEYEPTEMEEKLFRKRGLTPGVLYRGKGCSKCNETGYKGRVAIHEILVLDDELRNRLMNNRSFANLKEYAMKSGMIFLIDDGLLKAKQGITTIEEVLRVAVDD; translated from the coding sequence ATGGCAGAACAGCGCAAACGTTTAGGTGAATTGCTTGTTGAAGCAGGAATTATTAGTGACGAGCAGTTAAGTCATACATTGCAAACAAAAGAAAAAGGACAAAAGCTCGGTGATGCGCTTTTAGCGAATGGCTATATTACTGAGGACCAATTAATTGAAGTGCTGGAATATCAGTTAGGTATTCCGCACATTAGTTTGTATCGTTATCCGGTTGATACGAGCTTGCTGAAAATTGTGCCGAAGGAGTTTGCTGAACGTAACTTAGTTATCCCGCTTCGTAAAGAAGGCAACACATTGTATGTGGCGATGAACGACCCGATGGATTATTTTGCGATTGATGACTTGCGGTTAACGACAGGGTTTGAAATTTCGCCCGCAATTGCTACAAAAGATGACATCGTGAACGCCCTGCAAAAGAATTATCGCCTTCAACAATCAATGGCAGATGATATTGGTGGAGCGGCAGCACTTGATGAGGATGATGCGCCGATCGTTCGGCTTGTGAACGATATGCTCGCATGGGGTGCACAGCAGAAGGCAAGTGATATTCATATTGACCCACAGGAAAACCGCATACTTATTCGCTATCGTGTAGATGGGATCTTACATACAGAGCGAGCGTTATCGAAAGACATCCAAAACCAGCTAACAGCAAGAATTAAAATTATGGCAAACTTGAACATTACTGAAGTTCGGCTGCCACAGGATGGTCGGATTAAAATAACGATTAAAGAAAAGCCAGTTGATTTACGGATATCGACATTGCCGACTGTCTTTGGTGAAAAGATTGTTATCCGGATTCTCGACTTAAGCAGTGCGTTGAATAAGCTGTCAGAGCTTGGCTTCAATAAAATCAATTATCAGCGCTTCTTGAAGTTAATTGAACAGCCGACGGGAATGGTGCTGATTACCGGCCCGACAGGCTCAGGGAAATCTTCCACGTTATATGCAGCACTTAACCATCTTAACAGTGAAGGGGTTAATATCGTAACAGTTGAAGACCCTGTTGAGTATCAAATCGAAGGGATTAACCAAGTGCAAGTAAAAGCAGGCATCGGTTTAACCTTCGCAAAAGGGTTGCGATCAATTTTACGCCAAGACCCGGATATCGTAATGGTCGGCGAGATTCGTGATACGGAAACAGCAGAAATTGCAATTCGTGCATCATTAACAGGGCACTTAGTATTCAGCACGCTTCATACGAACAGCTCGCTTGCAACAATTCCGCGCTTAATTGACATGGGGGTTGAGCCGTTTCTCGTTGTATCATCCTTAACAGGTATTGTTGCTCAGCGCTTATTACGCAGAGTATGCAAAGACTGTCGAACCGAATACGAACCGACTGAAATGGAGGAGAAATTATTCCGAAAACGCGGCTTAACACCTGGTGTGCTCTACCGCGGAAAGGGATGTAGTAAATGCAATGAAACAGGCTATAAGGGCCGAGTTGCAATTCACGAAATTCTAGTGCTTGATGATGAATTGCGAAACAGGCTGATGAACAACCGCTCTTTTGCGAATTTGAAGGAATATGCGATGAAAAGCGGGATGATTTTCTTAATTGATGACGGCTTGCTGAAGGCGAAGCAAGGGATTACGACAATTGAGGAAGTGCTGCGCGTCGCAGTAGATGACTAG
- the pilM gene encoding pilus assembly protein PilM, with protein MSWFSKQDKRIALVIKDYVIRYVEAKQTNLRSIVSYGERYLPPGVIHNGKIIDRETLLFTLEECIETWKLKRKKIFFLVPESSVIVRTNEVEPQIPADEIKGHLYLELGETIHLPFENPVIDFSLIEETDQGKKVILVAAPEATVQQYIELLEEVKLRPVVADIASLSLCRLLNKVGFEYEQEHLLVLNVDLNHVNTTIFHKDIPIFSRNIKMKTNYEQWEVQAGEEGEKLVWAADEDIDVHLREAVNEIVRVADFYRFSLQQGGEAVTRVLITGDYPQLEKIETMLKSRFEIPVEILNRELFVSRGKKGLSINYFELIGLAMKKEVQ; from the coding sequence ATGAGTTGGTTTTCAAAACAGGATAAACGAATTGCATTGGTCATCAAAGACTATGTGATTCGCTATGTCGAAGCAAAGCAAACAAACCTTCGCTCAATCGTTTCGTATGGAGAGCGTTATTTGCCGCCGGGTGTTATACATAATGGTAAGATTATTGACCGAGAAACCTTACTTTTTACATTAGAAGAATGTATTGAAACATGGAAGCTGAAGCGAAAGAAAATCTTTTTCCTCGTTCCTGAAAGCTCTGTCATTGTGAGGACAAACGAGGTGGAACCGCAAATACCAGCAGATGAAATCAAAGGTCATCTATACTTGGAGCTTGGGGAAACAATTCATCTGCCGTTTGAAAATCCAGTGATTGATTTTTCGTTAATCGAAGAAACGGACCAAGGGAAAAAGGTAATTCTTGTAGCGGCGCCTGAAGCGACTGTGCAGCAATATATTGAGCTGTTAGAAGAGGTGAAGCTACGACCAGTGGTGGCGGACATTGCCTCTTTATCGCTTTGCCGGTTATTAAATAAAGTCGGTTTTGAGTATGAGCAAGAGCATTTGCTTGTCTTAAACGTTGACTTGAATCATGTGAACACGACGATCTTTCACAAAGATATACCAATCTTTTCACGGAACATAAAGATGAAAACAAATTATGAGCAATGGGAAGTACAAGCTGGAGAGGAAGGCGAGAAGCTCGTTTGGGCAGCAGATGAAGACATTGACGTTCATTTGCGAGAAGCTGTTAATGAGATTGTTAGAGTTGCAGATTTCTATCGTTTTTCCTTACAGCAGGGCGGCGAGGCTGTTACGAGAGTGCTGATTACTGGCGATTACCCGCAACTAGAGAAAATCGAAACGATGTTAAAATCAAGGTTTGAAATTCCCGTGGAAATACTTAACCGAGAGCTGTTTGTATCAAGAGGCAAAAAGGGGCTGTCCATCAATTACTTTGAGCTTATTGGCTTGGCGATGAAAAAAGAGGTGCAATGA
- a CDS encoding type IV pilus twitching motility protein PilT, whose amino-acid sequence MKEQLDTLLRTSHDIGASDLHLTVGVPPVLRLHGELKQYGKNTLKPADTEGMAKAIIPKDLWETFKEKGELDFSYGIPGVSRFRVNTYMQRSCVSLAIRVVPTKVPTLDELSMPDVLKKVAARNQGLVLVTGPTGSGKSTTLAAMIDYMNHQMKRHIITLEDPIEYLHKHRYCIIDQREIGFDTQNFANGLRACLRQDPDVILVGEMRDLETISTAITAAETGHLVLGTLHTTNAPSTIDRIIDVFPPSQQMQVRIQLASVLESIISQRLFQTADKKSRVAATEILINNAAIKNLIRNEKIHQITSVMQTSKSVGMHTLTMSVKELLEKKRISEETAEPYLLEGQM is encoded by the coding sequence ATGAAGGAACAGCTTGATACATTGTTGCGCACATCACATGACATTGGCGCATCAGATTTGCATCTAACCGTTGGTGTACCACCGGTTCTTCGTTTGCATGGGGAACTAAAGCAATATGGTAAAAACACGCTTAAGCCTGCAGATACAGAAGGAATGGCCAAAGCGATTATTCCGAAAGACTTATGGGAGACCTTCAAAGAAAAGGGTGAGCTCGACTTTTCCTACGGCATTCCTGGTGTGTCGCGCTTTCGGGTGAACACCTATATGCAGCGTTCGTGTGTAAGCCTTGCGATCAGGGTTGTACCGACGAAAGTTCCGACATTAGACGAGCTTTCCATGCCAGACGTGTTAAAGAAAGTTGCCGCTCGTAACCAAGGGCTGGTGCTTGTTACAGGACCGACAGGAAGCGGAAAATCGACGACTCTTGCGGCGATGATTGATTACATGAATCATCAGATGAAGCGCCATATCATTACGTTAGAAGACCCGATTGAGTATTTGCATAAGCATCGCTATTGCATCATTGACCAGCGAGAAATCGGCTTTGATACGCAAAACTTTGCGAACGGGCTTCGTGCATGCCTCCGCCAAGACCCAGATGTTATTCTTGTCGGCGAGATGCGTGACCTAGAAACCATTTCGACTGCTATTACAGCGGCTGAAACAGGTCACTTAGTGCTTGGGACGTTACATACGACAAATGCACCGTCAACCATTGACCGGATTATTGACGTATTCCCTCCAAGTCAGCAAATGCAAGTCCGCATCCAGCTTGCGTCCGTCCTAGAATCAATTATTTCCCAACGTTTATTTCAAACAGCCGACAAGAAAAGCCGTGTCGCCGCAACTGAAATTTTAATTAATAACGCCGCGATTAAAAACTTAATTCGCAATGAAAAAATTCATCAAATTACAAGTGTTATGCAGACAAGCAAATCAGTCGGCATGCATACACTAACAATGTCGGTGAAGGAATTACTTGAAAAGAAACGGATTTCAGAAGAGACGGCTGAACCATACTTGTTAGAAGGGCAAATGTAA